CAAGCCTGAGTAATAAATGGGCAGTTTTGTACACCAAAATATTGCAGACCCGGGCTACTGTGTAGAGCAACATCAGCCCATACTGCAGGTGCTAAACGCTATTAAAACGCTTCATGCCCGACTGTGTGATTGAACTGCATGCAAATATATCTTTTCAGTTGTACTTTTTGTCTCAGCAAGCCAAGACATGATTGCATGCATCAATGAAACAGACCTATCATTTCAGGTGCCCTTGCTATCAATGTGCCAATTGATGCTTGCATGCGTGTATCAGTCAATTTATCCACTTTAAAGGAGACACCTGAAAATGCCTGCTTTTGAACACAGCCTTGGTTAATGCACTAGCTGCAAAAAGCATTGAAGGAGTGCACATAAAGGCTATAGGAGGGAAAGAAATGACACAGCGATAATTAAGGCCTTCGGTAAATGACGCCACATACCATAGATCTGGGCCACGTTACCACCACCCTTCACACGGATCCTGATGTCGACGCCAGCAAAGCGCTCCTTGCCCAGCAACAGGATGGGCTCAAGCAGCTGCGAAGAAAGGTCAAGAATGAATTACTGTATCAGCACCATTATCGTACAATAAGAACTTATAATTCACGACAGGAATTAAGAATGGTGCTGTCAATGAACTTGTCCAGGGGATTCAGTTCCTGGTGGCATACTGACGTGTGGGAAATACATCAGTGGTATCACTCTGTTTGATCGTGATGTTGGTGTGCTGTgcacacccttgcaattttttcaATAATACCGTGCGAGCGTCTGATAGTTTAGGATAGTTTCTAATATCGGGCGAGAAGCAACGAGATCAGGGATACGCCGATCAGCTTCACACCAGTTTTCTGAACACATGATCGCACAGGTAACGCTGACAGCGTGTACGCATCTCAAAGCAAACAGCGTAGCAGATGGCGTTCGCACATGAGGGCGCTTTCTGCGCTTGCGCATAGCATATCCCGTTGTTTTTCACCTTTAATAGGTGCTACCATGTGCTGTAGTCAATGCTTGCGCATTATTACAAAAATTGCGAGGGTGCAAGAGTGAACCCTCAAAGCACCAGAGATTGCGGTAGCAAATACGAAAAACGTGACAAGTTAGAATATTAGTCAGCTGGTGGTTTTAACGGTACAACGCTCGATAATATCGTTGGATAATGCATACATACGATGATCGCTGTGCGCCGCCCACAACTCACTGCTAACACAAGACACACAAACGCTCCCCACAGCACGCTTACCTTGTAACGCAGCGTCAAGGGCTCGATGTTCTCCAGCGGCCGGCCGTTGACTTTGAGCAGTCCATTGCCGCGCTTGCAGTAAGCCACGGCAGTGGCAGTTTTCTGAAAACGCACGGGGCATTGTCAGCGCCATCATGACAGTATTTCGGTGAGCAGGAGATTAACGTAGTCCATCTTCTATCAACTGTCACAACACACGGCTCGATAACGCCGGCATCCACGTGTAGTGTAGCAAGCCGGGTGACTAACCAGTCTAAACACGGGAACGGAAACACGCTATATTAACTAATCTAACTAAACCTTCAGCATGGAGTGAGAGCTCAGCCTGCGACCAAATTAATCATAAACACCGCAAAGTACATGCAAGTTTTGGAAACAATCTGGTGACAACTTTGGCGAGCGAGATCTTATGTTAGGCCTACGCACTCACCTTCCTACCGAACACTTGAACAGACTGTATAGCTTCTTTCGTGGTCCTGCAAAAACATTAGGTCGTGAGAATCTGGCCTTAAAAGAATGACAACGTACGCGTAGACGAGCCCAAAAATTGGGGAAATTACTTACGCTGCCATTTTTGCGAGCAAGCAGACCCAAACGTGGTCTGTAGCTAACAAGcacgaaagagaaaggaaggcaGAGAGCTCTCGTCGAGATCTCGTGGAATCTCGACTTGAATCCAATCAGCCAGTGGAATCTGAAGTCATAGCCACAGCTCCACAGCGAATACAGCCAGCCAATATCAGCCAAGACGAGTCGTACGAGCGTCGACTGCTTCGCAGTTCGCACGGTTTGCATGTGTGCTTCGCTTGTTGACGTGCTGCTGGTTCCCTTGCAGTCGTTTAAGAGGTCGTACACAGCGCAATCTGAGTGGTTATTCGACtggtatgagaaaaaaaaaaaggtattgaaAATTTTAAAAAGGGTTTGTCTGCTAAAATTAATGTGCAACTGAAAAGCTTTAGTAATCTGTAAGATGGCTGAAGCAACGTAGGGGGAGAAAACACGAAATCAAGCGTGTCACTGAACACTGCGGAAACCAGCCGATACATGCACACGCAGACATGGTTCGGCTGACTCGAGCCTTAATAAGTTCAGGACGATCGGAGCTTTGGTAGCAAAGACAAAAGCAAAACTAGAAGAACCCAACAGACTGACCAATGGTTCAGAGTTTTACACCTGCAAATAAGTAAACAAGTTTCGTCgttaatttttttgcttcgtgaagcACAACAGCTAAAATATTAGTTACCAAATATGGCACAGAAAACTTTAAAAGCAAAGattgctcaattttttttttaactctcctCATGTTACCCTATATTAACTCTTGAACTCCTTTTCTGATGGGTAACTGTACAAGCGAACATTTAAGATGAAGCTTTAGCTCGGAAACCATTTTTGTCTGCATGCACAGGCCGTGAATATGATGTTTATTTGTAGCACTTAAATCTTGTGACTGTAGGAAGCCAGAATTTTGGAATGCGAAAATTGTTGGTAACTgcgaactgaagaaaaaaaaatcattagtaCTATAAAGACACAGAGTTGAATGTATGCAGGGTTAGTGTGATGTTTGTTTTCGACTCTTGACTTTGTGATTGTAAAGATATCATGACTGCACAAACAGGTGTGTCAAACCGTATTGAAAGCAGACAAAAAGATATGCACAGGTGAAAGTTCAGTGCTGCATGTTGTGCAGCAATGTGATCAACCTGAGAACATACTCTTGGCCACATATATAATATTGTTAGAGGTTCCCACACATAAATACCAAATATATTGTaacagaatagaaagttgggcgagttggtgtatattcatatttaaagaaaagcggcgcacaaaaaaagacggagacaaagaacaGAACCACACACACCGTTCACTGAATTACTGGCTTTTTACCTAAATTCTACGTACATTGGTTGGCGAGGGCAGACCCTAATCCAGCGATCAGGAGTCTGTATAGGTTCATGCGTTGCACCTGTCCTTTGTGAAATTTTTTTAGCAAAAATAGATCGCATTGTAGACACAGTCCTAAGCGGAACTGTGATGTGTATTTTCcgatatgtggacgattttttaGTTGTTGTAAAGGATGTCACGTTCGCGGATAATGTTTCCAATGTGTTGAAGGTGTTCAGGACAGAAGGCATGGGTTTgtcctttaataaaaaaaaaaaaaaaaagcagcgctgtgtgtggttctcttctttgtctccgtctttttttgtgcgccgcttttctttaaatataaaTACCAAATATGGCATTTATATATCACTTGCAAACATGTGGCCTAAGTTTGAAGGCTTTGCACAACCTACAAGTACAGaatgaagtgaaaaaaaatacTGACTTCGGACTACAAGTGCCATAAAATAACTTCTTTTTATTGATACTGGTGCTTTGCCTGTAGCCAACACACCTCTACGTATGTCATTTTAATGTAGTGGTGtatataataaaaataaacaatttaAATTGGGCATGACTAATGAAAATTGCAACATATGCAATTTCTTTTGTAATTTGTTCCTGAGAGAGGAACACAATATCAATCACTATGTCAATGGGATGCGTGTCATGTTCTCCAGTGCAGCTTGCCAGCTTGGTAAACATTCGGCTCCTAAAACTAACCTTGACTTGACCTAACCAACATTAAACATCTCCCCTCGGAATGCAAGCCTCCGACGTTGAAAGGCTCTGCGATGGGCACGTGAGCATTAGCCACCCATTCAACTCCTTCGCTGGCTTTTTTAACGCAGTGCTCCGGAATCTTCTGTCTTCAGTGACGACATTTTGCAAATGCTCTTGAAGAGCTGCTGCAAGAGGCCTATGGAGTGTGCAGCCACCTCACTAGAAGTTCTAGCTTCACTCTATTTGCATCAACGATTATCACTTCCTCCTCTTCTCCAGGAGGCAAGCCCTAACTTCTTTTCACTTCCGCTTTCCAGCCCGCCGTTGCATTTACCGTACTGCTTGTATGTGTGTCGGGGCCGTCACTGTATTGCTGCCAATTGCCTCACCAGGCTGTCATGAACAGATTCTCCTTGCCCTGTTTTGCTAAACTCTGACACTTCGGCATCGTCTCTGGCACCAACAGCCTTTAGCAGAATTCACAACCCACTATCACTATCACCGTGGAAGTGTGAGTCGTCTGAATGCTCCTTGAGAGCATTGTCGGATCTAGCGACGTGGAGACACGTTCNNNNNNNNNNNNNNNNNNNNNNNNNNNNNNNNNNNNNNNNNNNNNNNNNNNNNNNNNNNNNNNNNNNNNNNNNNNNNNNNNNNNNNNNNNNNNNNNNNNNTTAAAAAGCATATCTTGCGGCCTTGGTTCATGCGGGCGTACACAGTCTTGCCCCGACCCGACACGTAGCAGTGATTTAaacgctgttccttttttttttttttatttggtcaCTGATGCGCGGCGCAAACTCGCAGACGCGAAGGCAAGCGAGCCGGCACATGCCAACTGTTCCTACGGCGCGGCCGGGCAAGAGGGTAGACGCGCGCGTTTCCTCATTTACGCGTGTCGCGTCCCCGGCGGTCTTCAAGATTATGGCGACGCCAGCCGCCGCCGCTTACTTTCTTCAAAAGAGGGGGACACCGGTTTGCATGGTGCGCCGGCTTTGTTGCgtccactcaaaatattctagtacactctagtagagtgcctcgatgcgctcgttcgcctccgctccgttcagggtggagacaagcgcgtcgtctgctacagcggtcGGCCATTACTGATCCCATCGTCAGGCGCGCACTGCCGGGCGCGCGGATTCGCAGCCTTTTGCTCTCGAGTAAAACACTTGTGCTGGATGTGCCCTCGCAACCGCAAAATCGTTTCACGGAAGTCGCTAGTTAAAAGTTTCCAGACCTGCATCAGAACAAGTAATACGAATACTTTGCGCCTAACGGTGTCGCAGAACGCAGTGATACTCCctgccagcgcggccgctgggctgtggctgagcggcgcacagctgctttggatccctgagagctgcaggcatcactatttacttttatactttgcgggtatatatgttcgtgcggtgtcttttttgaaggcacgacagtttagctttattcaggaaagttaaagatgcggaatactgtctattagaaagcaataattgaaaggtatcattcccgggactgccgaaacgaaaagcggtgcaataatgcgccttacataaaggcgcagaatgtatgctttcatgtacgtctgaaattattccagctcgaattctcgaaacgagacacgcagtattgagacgcgcaatgcaattgcgcgtctttcttaagcaatctttcttaattagcgagaaacgcacctagtgaagcgaacgaattagcgaaatataaaatttgaagacagcgcgcgcagatttgacggctacattagagatatggagtgaaaataacttagatggaatataccggagcgcaacgtttcCATCCCATCATCATTACGGGCGTCTCTCCGCACTTGATGTGCAGAGAGAGAATGGTTGTCAACATAGCAAACGCACATTTTCAGAGTGCCATACACACGCATTCCCAACATCCATCACCAGTGATCAATTGGTGACGTGAGAGTCCTAGGTCTACTCGCTGTTCAGCTAAATTCTTAAAGCGATTGGAATCCAGCGCGCAGGTtccgaggctgctattatatgtgACCGATTGCCGGATGTATTGCGTACTGTCGTGTCCTCTTATTGAATACCTATTTTAAAAATATGGCTGTatttcccatttcgaaaaaataccAGCGAATGCAGTAAGCATAGAATGTCGTTTATTATTCGCAGCGGAAACGAATATACTTAtgtaatgtttcaatgtttttcagcgctgtgaatgccgcgtttgAAACTAATGAGCCGCGTATGGTTAATGTACACAAGAAAGCGTTGTTCAGAGGAAAGCAATTCTGGCAAATTATTCCACAGGATAAACCGAAAACATAACATTCTCGATTTCTAGTTCCTGCTAGGAAATAAATCACAACTCGTACCAAATACTTGCAGTTCACATATAGACGCGACAATATCTCATTTATTCACACcttcgtgcataaaaaaaaacaaaaccaaaaggAGATGCTCGCGACAATGAAAGCACGTTTTCCAAGCACACCCCGAAAACAGCGCCAAATTTATGCGAATGGTTCAAAAGCGATAAAACCATTTGGATTACCAGTTCGCTCAACGTTCGATCGTGTTCAAGTGCGACAATGCGCGCTGAAGAGGCACCACTCGCACTCAAAACcacggcacacacataacttacCAATAGTCTATTCTTGTGACTGCGTTACTAGTAACATATACGCGTTTCCAGAAATCGTCCCAAAAGCACCGACGTAGCAAAGGAAAGGTGATGGGGAAACAGCAAACAAAGCTTGCAATACAACACGCTGCACACCTACGAGAGCATCGTCGGCTGTCACTTGTCACGctttatcctcactgtccataaaaGTCTTCTTTTAGGATCCCTTGGGAAGAAAATCCTTCCAACCATTCCTAGAATGGTTCGTGCACTGTGGCACACGCACATCCAGTCATCCTGCGAGACTCGCGGCGGAGCAGACGGGCGACAAGGCGGTAGGCGCCGCATGCACGTTTTAACCACACAGCGCGGCCGTggctaaaacatggcggacgGCGCAGTCGAGGCGGCGTCGACCCCTTCAAAGAATGACccgcactctaagcgggggcgcgcgcatcgaggcactctaatctTGAGTCGACTTGCGCGCCGCCTACAGTTCGCGGACAGTGATATCTCTTCTCTTGGCAGGTTCAACATGTTGATGCCCAAGAAGAATCGCGTGGCCATTTATGAATATATCTTCAAGGTAAACAGAAAATATTGTTCTTTCTACTGCAATTTGCtgcgtatagacgtcagactctggagtttccaagatgtgtggcgccacctgtcggagaagtattgagtagtgcatagaccgactctctcgcacagtttgctatgggaccaggtgcaactagcgagtgcgaaacaacgattgagcttaatatcgcgtgtgtttgcgcatttagcaccaggggcgtagccaaggggagggttggggggttcaaaccccccccgaaatttttcagttttgcttgcgtatataggcatgcacacatacaaacgcacgcacgaacatacataaagtatggttgaaccccccccccccccccccccgaaaaaaatttctggctacgcccctgtttagcactcagaacgagagctgtgaattgctctccgctagtcggacgcgccaccgagccgtcgtgaaatgcttgctggatcactcgcctgaacgacggcgaaaacagcagcagacgagagccctccgcacgctacgaagaaactccgcaaaagacgcactgttgcgttgtgaattgccacggacgtaaaagactgaataaaaacgttcagttttaccgatttccatagttgtcgtacgaagaagaaaggcgagagcgctggatacgggccgttgcgagcgtgttgcgtaagcgaagtacccgcgttctccacagccggtggcatgaatgtgtggctctgctgttgttttgcgtagccctgatgcaaaaccatggtaaccttgactatgaagctcagcagaggctctcacCGCCGTGCTTGTCGTGTagcacgaagtgagcagctagaggcagactggagacgcgtgatacgcacaccgcgacgagctGGTCGTCACAagacagcatcgcggacgtatgtacgttttgaaggctcagagttctggttttaactagctgacaccacgtgcgtcatacaagtaaatcgcagaatgttggtcgtgacccccttcaggtttgtttcgcccgtgtcctccgcggtcgccgtagctatctcggaggccacggttttgcctttggttgtaccccgcgaaagtggacacgcacgtatccccatttgtagtacatacaaacggaagacgaccatcaagtgaccatttgaggatgcgtaataaaacactccaatgcacaggaagcgagagatgaattaagggagaatgcaactgaaaaggcaaaaatcgccggagccattcgcccctggtgaaccgagttttgtaccactgatcgtaagatgcatagctaagtaaattgatcgtgtatgtaggcactttatcgctgtggcatacgtatatacccgattttaacgcatttaggctctagagaacgggtgtcggagggcttgcctcgaactcggtgtcgtgtgatgctcgcttgtacttgcgagttgcagcgcgcgggaataactaaaacttattttgcattgtactcgcagttcgctttgatcagcttcctttgtttctgaagcgtggattggcggaataagctttccaggtccttgattttcaggaaaccgcgcctcgacaccaacgaaagaggagggttatattgcggcctatgcacattcgcttgcgggcggctctctttgcactacccagttagtgccagggctacgatgagggcgctggtggcggtgtttttcgcagcgccgcctgggcagagtctgacgtctatcgacTTCCTTGTGCTGGTCTCGCGGCTGAAGCAAGATCGCTCGCCCGCCTAGAGAAGACGCCTACTACATGCTGGCTGCGGAGTCTAGCACGGTTACGATACGACTGTTCGTGGTGCAGTGCACTAAGTTATTTCGTGCGCATTAGGGATTCCTCCAAACGCATTCGGGATTATTAACCACCAGTGCATGTTTTTCGTGTTTTAGAGGAGCGATATTGATTGGGCAACATAAAGATGGGATCGGATGTATGCAACGAAATGGTTCCGCGTGACCTGCATAACGCATTTCCAGCAGTGGGGACTGTTTAGTGTGTTTTCTGTATTGGTTGAAAAGCTAGTGACAGAAGTAAGCCGCACGATCTTTTTTGGGGTTCTGCACACAGATTGCGTTCAAGAAGCAGGCGCAGCAGGATTTGCTGGCGTGACAACCGTTGTCACATGGCCTGGCCATAAACGCTGTGTAGTTCAAATGAACAAAGTAGCATCAAGTTTGAATATTGTACCGCTGTGTTAATTTCAACATATTggacatattggagggaaacagcgcgaaagacgaaacaccaggcagagaaggacacatgcAACAGCGCTGAAAAGGTTACGGCCCGCCAAACAGATTCCCTCCAGTTGTACGCGGTTAAACCGGAGCTGGGTACCTTCACATGAGAGAGCGAAGCTCCCACCTGTACCCATTTACGTTGGGTCATTGTCGACCTTCCACCAAAGTGGAATCCCTGCCATGTGCGGTGGCCCCACACTGGCATGTGCCCGAAAGGGCGGGGATGCACAACCCCCGAATGTCCCTCCATGCGAGGAGAACTCTGTCCAGATGCAACAGCATCTTCGAGGTTACGTCCAAAGGACACAAGCTCTACGCACATCTTTAAAGTGGCTGCACTGGCCACCGGCCCTCACAGTGAAGGACCTCCCACGTTAGTGACGGTGTGGTCCCAGGCCAGCACCATTGGCACATTGTGGTGCTACTTTCAAGCCCGAAGGCTCGGTTTCACTTTCTCGCCCACTCAGCCGTTGCATAGCAACGTTGCCCGTGGCACCCACGTGGAGGGGGGACACGATGTTCACTGTGAGAACCGGTAGCCAACGCAGCCACTTTAAAGATCTGCTTAGAGCTTGCGTCCATTGGACGTAACCTCGAAGATGCTGTTGCATCTGGGCAGAGTTGTCCTTGCACGGAGGGACATTCGGGGGTTGTGCGTCCCCGCTCTTTCAAGCACATGCCAGTGTGGAGCCACCACACATGGAAGGGATTCCACTTTGGTGGAAGGCCAACGATGACTCAACGTAAATGGGTACAAGTGGGAGTCCTGGGAAGGTGCCTGGCTCCGGTTTAACCATGTACAACTGGAGGGAATCTGTTTGGCGGGCCGTAACCTATttcagcgctgttgtatgtgtccttctctgcctggtgtttcgtctttcgcgctgtttccctccaatatgtcgtaccaactcgcccaagcaaccactttagttaATTTCAACACCATGGTGTTTGTGGCCCGGCCAGTAATAATGCTCACAGTCTGCCATTATGCCCGTTTCTTGAAGTTACAGTTCCAGGTGTACTTACATGGCCTCTTTTCTACCCTTGTAGGAAAGTGTCCTTGTGGCAAAAAAGGATTTCTATGCACTGAAGCACCCCGAGCTGGAGGCCATCCCCAACCTCCAAGTCATTAAGGCC
This window of the Rhipicephalus sanguineus isolate Rsan-2018 chromosome 2, BIME_Rsan_1.4, whole genome shotgun sequence genome carries:
- the LOC119382733 gene encoding 40S ribosomal protein S16 translates to MAATTKEAIQSVQVFGRKKTATAVAYCKRGNGLLKVNGRPLENIEPLTLRYKLLEPILLLGKERFAGVDIRIRVKGGGNVAQIYAIRQAISKALVAYYQKYVDEQSKKEIKDTLIQYDRTLLVADPRRCEPKKFGGPGARARYQKSYR